The Novosphingobium humi DNA window AGGAACACCGTCAGCCCCAGCGTCTCGTGCAATTCGCGTGTCAGACTGTCAAAGGCCGCCGCGCCGATGGGATCGAGGCCCGCCGTCGGCTCGTCCAGAAACAGCAGCTCCGGGTCGAGCGCCAGCGCGCGGGCCAGACCAGCACGCTTCTTCATGCCGCCCGACAGTTCGGAAGGGTATTTCGCCGCCGCATTGTCGGGCAATCCCGTCAGGCTGACCTTATAACGCGCGATTTCGTGGCGCAGTTCGGGGTCCATGTCGGGATAGAATTCTTTCAGCGGCACCTCGACATTTTCCGCCACGGTGAGCGTAGAAAACAACGCCCCGCCCTGAAACAGCACGCCCCAGCGGCTGCGGATGTCGGCCTCGCCGGGCGCGCGGGGGGTGCCGACCTCGTGGCCCAGCACTTCGATGCGCCCATGGCTGGGCGTCTGAAGCCCGATGACCGAGCGCATCAAGACCGATTTGCCCGTGCCCGATCCGCCGACAACGCCGATGATCTCGCCGCGGCGCACGTCAAGGCTCAGCCCTTCATGAACGGCGTGATCGCCAAAGCGGTTTTCCAGATCCTCGATGCGGATCGCCAGATCGTTCATATCCAGCCTACCTCGGAAAAGAAGACGGCGAAGAAGGCGTCGATCACGATCACGGCGAAGATCGCCTGCACCACCGCCTGGGTCGTGCGCAGGCCCACCTCTTCGCTGCTGCCCTTGACCTGCATGCCCTGATAGCAGCCCGTCATGGCCACAATCAGGCCAAACACCGGCCCCTTGATCAGGCCCACCCACAGGTCGATCAGCGGCACCACCTCCTGCACCCGCGCAAGGAAGTTGAAGAAGGGAATATCGAGCGTGAAGGCGCTGATCGTGGCGCCCCCGACAATGGCAATCAGCGCCGAATACAGACCCAGCAAAGGCATCATGACAACCGCCGCCATCACGCGCGGCAGCACCAGCGCCTCCATCGGAGAGACCCCGATGGTGCGCATCGCGTCAATTTCCTCGGTCAGCTTCATCGTGCCGATCTGCGCGGCAAAGGCGCTGCCCGAACGGCCCGCCACCATGATCGCGGTCATCAGCACGCCCAGTTCGCGCAGGGAAATGCGGCCCGTCAGATTGACGGTATAGATCTCGGCGCCGAATTGCTGAAGCTGGACCGCGCCCTGCTGGGCGATCACCACGCCGACCAGAAAACTCATCAGCCCGACAATGGCCAGAGCATCCACGCCCACCAACTCGGTCTGGCGAACCAGCGCGGTCCAGCGGATGCGCGAGGGATGGCGGATCACATTGCCCAGCGCACAAATCAGCGAACCCAGAAAGCTCAGGATCGCGCCCGAACCCTGCCACAGGCCGATCATCACCAACCCGACCGTTTCCACGATTCGGATCATCGGCGCGGCGCGCGGCGGGGCGATGGGCGCATCGCCGCTGCAACATTTAACCGCCGACATCAGCCGCTCGGCCTTTTCGCCCGCGCCCACCACCTGCGCTCCGGCATCGCGCGCCAGACGCCACACCAGCCATGCCCCGGCGGTGTCGAGTTCCTCCAGCCCGGAAATGTCGAGCTCGGCAAATTGCGGCTGTTCCCGGCGCATCGCGTGATCGAGCGCGCCGACGCTGGCAATCGTCAGCACGCCTGACAGGGTCAGCGTGGACGTGCCATCGGCATCCGTGGCCAACAAGAAATCGCAATCGGGTGCCATGTAATCAACCTTGTGGGCGAAAAACATGTCCCTCGCAAGAGGTGGTTTCGCCCCCTAAGTACGGCTTTACCCGGTGCGCCCTTGCGAAAGGGGGGCCATGCTGGCAAAGGCCGCAGCCAAATAGCTGGAAATGACATGACCGAAGAAACCGCCAATATGCTCGACAAGACCTTTGACCCCGCCGGGATCGAAGCGAAATGGTATGGCCATTGGGAGGCGAACAACCTGTTCCGCCCCGAGCGCCCCGATGCGGCGCCTTTTACCATCGTCAATCCGCCGCCCAATGTGACGGGTTCGCTGCATATCGGCCATGCGCTGGACAATACGCTTCAGGATATCGTGATCCGTTACGAGCGCCTGCGCGGCAAGGATGCGCTCTGGGTGGTGGGCACGGACCATGCCGGCATCGCGACGCAAATGGTGGTCGAGCGCCAGATGGAGGCCAAGGGCGACAAGCGCACCAATTACACGCGCGAAGGTTTCATCGACAAGGTCTGGGAATGGAAAGCCGAGAGCGGCGGCACCATCACCGGCCAGTTGCGCCGTCTGGGCTGCTCGATGGACTGGAGCCGCGAGCAGTTCACGATGGACCCGCATTTCACCCGCGCGGTGGTGAAGGTCTTTGTCGATCTCTATAATCAGGGGCTGATCTATCGCGACAAGCGTCTGGTCAATTGGGACCCCAAGCTGAAAACCGCGATTTCCGACCTTGAGGTGGAAACCCGCGAGGTTCAGGGCCATTTCTGGCGCTTCCGCTATCCGCTGGCAGACGGCGTGACTCTGGCTGATGGGCGTGACCATATCGTCGTGGCAACCACGCGACCTGAAACCATGCTGGCCGATATGGCTGTGGCGGTTCACCCCGAAGATGATCGTTACAAAAGCGTCATCGGCAAATTTGTGAAGCTGCCCATTACAGGCCGTCTGATCCCCATCGTGGCCGATGAACATGCCGACCCGGCGCTGGGCACGGGCGCGGTCAAGATCACGCCGGGCCATGACTTCAACGACTTTGAAGTGGGCAAGCGCGCGGGGATTGCCGCGAACCAGATGCTCAACATGCTCGATGCCGATGCCCATGTGGTGCAGGTGGCCGATGGGCTGATCCCGGACGAGTTCGTGGGGATGGAGCGCTTTGACGCGCGCAAGGCGGTTGTGGCGCGGCTGAAGGCCGAGGGTCTGCTGGTCCCGCACATCACCAAGAACAAGGAAGGCGAAGAGGTGGAGCATGACGCCGAACCTCGCGTGATCCAGACGCCCTATGGCGACCGCGGCGGGGTGGTGATCGAGCCTTGGCTGACCGATCAGTGGTATGTGAATGCCGCCGTGCTGGCGCAAAAGCCGATTGAGGCGGTGCGCAGCGGCGCAATCGAGATCGTGCCCAAGAGCTGGGAAAAGACCTTCTTCAACTGGATGGAAAATATCCAGCCGTGGTGCGTGTCGCGACAGCTCTGGTGGGGCCATCGTATTCCGGCGTGGTATGCCGAGGATGGTCAGGTCTTTGTGGCCGAAACCGAGGAAGAGGCGCAGGCTCTGGCGGGCAACAAGGCGCTGACCCGCGATTCCGACGTGCTCGACACGTGGTTCTCCTCGGCGCTCTGGCCTTTTGCCACGCTGGGCTGGCCGGACGAGGACGCACCGCTGCTAAAGAAGCACTATCCCAACGACCTGCTGGTGTCGGGCTTTGACATCCTGTTCTTCTGGGATGCGCGCATGGCGATGCAAGGCATTCATTTCATGAAGGAAGTGCCGTGGAAGCGGCTCTATCTGCATGGTCTGGTGCGCGCGGCCGATGGCGCGAAAATGTCCAAGTCCAAGGGCAATGTCGTCGATCCGCTGGGCCTGATCGACCAATATGGGGCGGATGCCTTGCGCTTCTTCATGGCGGCGATGGAATCGCAGGGCCGCGATGTGAAGATGGATGAAAAGCGCGTCGAAGGTTATCGCAACTTTGCGACCAAGCTTTGGAATGCGGCGCGTTTCTGTCAATCCAACGGCATCACGGCGTCCACCTCGGTGGCCGCCCCGGTCGCCACCAGCGCGGTGAACAAGTGGATCATCGGCGAGGTGGTCGAAACCGTAGCCGCACTCGACAAGGCGATGGCCGAACTGCGTTTTGATGCCGCAGCCAGCGCGATCTACCAATTCGTGTGGAATGCTTTCTGCGACTGGTACATCGAACTGATCAAGGGTTCGTTCGACGAGGAAACCAAGGCTGTGGCCGGTTGGGTGCTGGATCAGATTCTGGTCATGCTCCACCCCTTCATGCCGTTTGTGACCGAAGAGCTGTGGAGCAAGCTGGGCGCGCGTGAAAGCGAGTTGATCGTGGCGGCATGGCCCGCCCCTCAGGCCGAAGTGGACGCCGAGGCCAAGCGTGAGGTCGAATGGCTGATCGCGCTCATCGGTAACCTGCGCGGCGCCAAGGTGGAACTAGGCCTTGCGCCCGGATCGCGCCTGACCGCCTATTTGCCCGACCCCAGCGAGGCCACGCGCGGCATCATCACCCGCAATCCGGTGGCGATTGACCGCCTGGCGCGTCTCGATGCCATCCATTTCGCTCCAGCCCCTGCGGGCGCGGCGATGCAGGTGGGCGCGGGCGATGCCAATATCATCGTTCCGCTCGAAGGGCTGATCGACGTGGCGGCGGAAAAGGCGCGTTTGGCCAAGGCTCTGGCCACGTCGGAGAAAGAGCGCGATTCGCTCGACAAGCGCCTGTCGAACCCGGCCTTTGTCGAAAAGGCCAAGCCCGAGGCCATCGATAAGGCCCGCGCCGACCACGCCCATCACAGCGCCGAGGCCACCCGCCTTGCGGCTGCGCTGGCGCGTTTGGGATAATGCTGAGCCTCGCAACGATCATTCCGGGCAAACCGGAAATCTTTGCGGCCTTGCAAGGTGAAGGGGCGTCCATCGGGCGCCCCTGCGTCTTCCTGCGCCTGTCGCGCTGCAATCTGGCGTGCCAATGGTGCGACACGGCGTATACTTGGCGGTTCGAGGGCGACAACCGGCCCCACAAGGACGGGATCGCCTTTGACCGCGCCGACAATCAGGTGGTCTGGGACGAGGCGAAGGTGGCCGAGGCCATCCATGCCTTTGGCCAAAGCCGACTCGTCATTACCGGGGGTGAGCCTTTGCTTCAGGCCCCTGCCCTCGTGCGGATGCTCGATCATCTTTTTGCGCTGGGCGATTATCAGGTTGAGATCGAGACCAATGGTTCTGTCGTGCCTGGCGAAGCGCTGGCCGCGCGGGTGGCGCAATATAACGTCAGCCCCAAGCTGGGCCATTCGGGCAACCCGCGGGATCTGGCCATCCGGCCCGAAGCTTTGCGCTTTTTTGCCCAATATCCCAAGGCTTTCTTCAAATTCGTGGTGGCGACCCCCGATGATGTCGAAGAGGTCGCCGCACTGGCTGCCGAGCATGGCCTGCCTGCCGAGCGCATCTTCCTGATGCCCGAGGGGCGCGATCCCGAAACACTGCGCGCGCGGATGGTATGGATTGCTGATCTTTGTCTGCAGCGCGGTTATGCGATGACAGACCGCTTGCATATTCATCTTTCCGGCGACACCAGAGGCACATGAGCGAATTTGTCACCGAAGAAGCGCCGCCTTCCGATGCGCGCCCCCATGGCCACGCCACCCCGATGCGGGGCGATCTGACGCAGGGGCCGATCCTGAAAACGCTGCTGCTGTTTTCCATTCCTACCCTGCTCTCCAACCTGCTGCAAACGCTCAACGGCACGGTCAACTCGATCTGGGTGGGCAAGCTGATCGGGGAAAGCGCGCTGGCGGCCACGGCCAATGTCAACATCATCATGTTCCTGATGATGGCCACGGTGTTCGGCTTTGGCATGGCCACGACCGTGCGCGTGGGGCAATCCTTTGGCGCGCGCGACATGGACAGCGCGCGGGTGACTTTCGGCTCGGGCATGGGCTTTTGCGTGGCGCTCTCGGTGCTGATCGGCATCATCGGCTCGGTGCTGGCGCCCAGATTGCTGCATCTGATGGCCACGCCCGAGGCAAGCCGGATCGAGGCGCTCGACTATCTGCGCGTGGTGTTCATCACCATGCCTTTCGGGTCGATCTCGATCATGCTCTCGATGGGTATGCGCGGAGTGGGTGACGCCAAGGTGCCGCTTTTCGCGATGATCCTGACCGTGCTGATCGACATCACGATGAACCCGCTGCTGATCCGCGGCTTTGGTCCGATCCCGGCGATGGGGATTGCGGGTTCGGCATGGTCGACGGCGGCCGCCAACTTTGCGGGCGCGGCGCTGATGCTGGGCTGGATCTATGCGCGCGATCTGCCCCTGCGGCTGCGGGGACAGGAATGGGCCTATCTGCGCCCGCGCGGGGATGAGCTGCGTTTCATCATCGCCAAGGGCCTGCCGATGGGCGCGCAGATGCTGCTGGTCTCGTCAGCCGGCCTGGTGATGGTGGGTCTGGTCAACCGCGAAGGCGTGGCCACGGCGGCGGCCTATGGCGCCTCTATGCAATTGTGGAACTATCTGCAAATGCCCGCCTTTGCCATTGCCAGCGCGGTTTCGGCCATGGTGGCGCAGAATGTCGGCGCGGGGCTGCACAAGCGGGTCAGCAAGATCACGATGCGAGGGCTGATCGTGAACGAGAGCGTGACGGTGACGCTGGCCGTGCTGATCGTGATCTTCGATGCGCCTCTCCTGCGGATGTTCCTTGTGCCCGGCAGCCCGTCGATCCCGATCGCCCAGCATATGCAGCCGATCGTCAGCGTGTCCTTCGTGCTGTTTGGGATCATGATGATCCTGACGGGCACGATGCGGGCTTACGGCGCGGTGATCCTCCCGCTCGTCATCATGTTTGTGGCGATGTATCCGGCGCGCGTGGGCTTCTACTTTGTCGCCTTCCCCTATCTGGGGGCCAATGCGCTGTGGTATGCCTATCCGTTCAGCGCGGTAGTGGCCGTGGCGATGACCAGCGCGATCTATCTGCGCGGCAACTGGCGCAAGGTGACGCCCAAGGCGGGTGGCCGACCCGCCTAACGCCCAGTCAATCAGCGCCCTTGGGTGCGCCAGCGCTGGACGGTGCGCATCACCATCTGGTGATCGTCGCCGCTCTGACGCCAAAGCTGGCTGAAGGACGGATCGGAGGAGGCGGGCCGCTTGGCTTCCTCCAGATCGTCGAAGGAGACACGCATTGGAATGCCCACACCCTCGCCGCAGATGATGCATTCGCGGTTGCGCAGCGCGGGGATCGAATCCAGAAAGCCGCGCGCGCCCTCAGGCATGGCCGCGCGGACAAAGGCCTGATCGCGCTCGTTGTTCAGACGCATCGACAGGATCGTGCCGCACTGGCTCAGCACGCCCTCGGCAAGGTCGGA harbors:
- a CDS encoding MATE family efflux transporter, whose amino-acid sequence is MSEFVTEEAPPSDARPHGHATPMRGDLTQGPILKTLLLFSIPTLLSNLLQTLNGTVNSIWVGKLIGESALAATANVNIIMFLMMATVFGFGMATTVRVGQSFGARDMDSARVTFGSGMGFCVALSVLIGIIGSVLAPRLLHLMATPEASRIEALDYLRVVFITMPFGSISIMLSMGMRGVGDAKVPLFAMILTVLIDITMNPLLIRGFGPIPAMGIAGSAWSTAAANFAGAALMLGWIYARDLPLRLRGQEWAYLRPRGDELRFIIAKGLPMGAQMLLVSSAGLVMVGLVNREGVATAAAYGASMQLWNYLQMPAFAIASAVSAMVAQNVGAGLHKRVSKITMRGLIVNESVTVTLAVLIVIFDAPLLRMFLVPGSPSIPIAQHMQPIVSVSFVLFGIMMILTGTMRAYGAVILPLVIMFVAMYPARVGFYFVAFPYLGANALWYAYPFSAVVAVAMTSAIYLRGNWRKVTPKAGGRPA
- a CDS encoding 7-carboxy-7-deazaguanine synthase QueE, whose translation is MMLSLATIIPGKPEIFAALQGEGASIGRPCVFLRLSRCNLACQWCDTAYTWRFEGDNRPHKDGIAFDRADNQVVWDEAKVAEAIHAFGQSRLVITGGEPLLQAPALVRMLDHLFALGDYQVEIETNGSVVPGEALAARVAQYNVSPKLGHSGNPRDLAIRPEALRFFAQYPKAFFKFVVATPDDVEEVAALAAEHGLPAERIFLMPEGRDPETLRARMVWIADLCLQRGYAMTDRLHIHLSGDTRGT
- a CDS encoding ABC transporter permease, yielding MAPDCDFLLATDADGTSTLTLSGVLTIASVGALDHAMRREQPQFAELDISGLEELDTAGAWLVWRLARDAGAQVVGAGEKAERLMSAVKCCSGDAPIAPPRAAPMIRIVETVGLVMIGLWQGSGAILSFLGSLICALGNVIRHPSRIRWTALVRQTELVGVDALAIVGLMSFLVGVVIAQQGAVQLQQFGAEIYTVNLTGRISLRELGVLMTAIMVAGRSGSAFAAQIGTMKLTEEIDAMRTIGVSPMEALVLPRVMAAVVMMPLLGLYSALIAIVGGATISAFTLDIPFFNFLARVQEVVPLIDLWVGLIKGPVFGLIVAMTGCYQGMQVKGSSEEVGLRTTQAVVQAIFAVIVIDAFFAVFFSEVGWI
- a CDS encoding ABC transporter ATP-binding protein translates to MNDLAIRIEDLENRFGDHAVHEGLSLDVRRGEIIGVVGGSGTGKSVLMRSVIGLQTPSHGRIEVLGHEVGTPRAPGEADIRSRWGVLFQGGALFSTLTVAENVEVPLKEFYPDMDPELRHEIARYKVSLTGLPDNAAAKYPSELSGGMKKRAGLARALALDPELLFLDEPTAGLDPIGAAAFDSLTRELHETLGLTVFLITHDLDTLHEICDRVAVLADKKVIAVGTIPELMASDHPWIHEYFGGPRGRSALMARGGEAQGLGAKTHGLDSPNPAKA
- a CDS encoding valine--tRNA ligase; the protein is MTEETANMLDKTFDPAGIEAKWYGHWEANNLFRPERPDAAPFTIVNPPPNVTGSLHIGHALDNTLQDIVIRYERLRGKDALWVVGTDHAGIATQMVVERQMEAKGDKRTNYTREGFIDKVWEWKAESGGTITGQLRRLGCSMDWSREQFTMDPHFTRAVVKVFVDLYNQGLIYRDKRLVNWDPKLKTAISDLEVETREVQGHFWRFRYPLADGVTLADGRDHIVVATTRPETMLADMAVAVHPEDDRYKSVIGKFVKLPITGRLIPIVADEHADPALGTGAVKITPGHDFNDFEVGKRAGIAANQMLNMLDADAHVVQVADGLIPDEFVGMERFDARKAVVARLKAEGLLVPHITKNKEGEEVEHDAEPRVIQTPYGDRGGVVIEPWLTDQWYVNAAVLAQKPIEAVRSGAIEIVPKSWEKTFFNWMENIQPWCVSRQLWWGHRIPAWYAEDGQVFVAETEEEAQALAGNKALTRDSDVLDTWFSSALWPFATLGWPDEDAPLLKKHYPNDLLVSGFDILFFWDARMAMQGIHFMKEVPWKRLYLHGLVRAADGAKMSKSKGNVVDPLGLIDQYGADALRFFMAAMESQGRDVKMDEKRVEGYRNFATKLWNAARFCQSNGITASTSVAAPVATSAVNKWIIGEVVETVAALDKAMAELRFDAAASAIYQFVWNAFCDWYIELIKGSFDEETKAVAGWVLDQILVMLHPFMPFVTEELWSKLGARESELIVAAWPAPQAEVDAEAKREVEWLIALIGNLRGAKVELGLAPGSRLTAYLPDPSEATRGIITRNPVAIDRLARLDAIHFAPAPAGAAMQVGAGDANIIVPLEGLIDVAAEKARLAKALATSEKERDSLDKRLSNPAFVEKAKPEAIDKARADHAHHSAEATRLAAALARLG